A genomic window from Massilia sp. METH4 includes:
- a CDS encoding M1 family metallopeptidase: MRKPSLRLAISAALALLATAAHAQDPLSYARYNEVRTTDLYLDLKADFSRKTLTGYAELTLNWLDKNVRTLVLDTRQLSIARVQVQNDDGRWVPASYLLDRPDPKKGQALRIALRNQPKKVRVYYHTAPTAGALQWLTPAQTLSGKRPFMFSQSQAIEARSWAPVQDTPAVRFTYGARIQAPSGMRVVMSAENDPQSTGAGGWKFRMPQPVPSYLLAIAIGEIDVRNVGPRSAVYAEPGRIEAAAFELADTEKMIAAAESLYGPYRWGRYDMIVLPPSFPIGGMENPRMTFLTPTMIAGDRSLNDLIAHELAHSWSGNLVTNASWKHWWLNEGFTTYVTTRIIEILYGREFADMNLQVEQEEALASLKEIPTAKQALLTRDPDVNPETYTDEGLAYPKGAWFLRTLEQRAGREVFDPFLRGWFDTHAFQSATTDQFLAYLRSNLLDKHPNVMSPAELDEWLYGPGIPASAQRVVSQRFQAVDAQRAAWLKGEQATADLTARGWSAPEWMHFLNDIDNKASAEQLRELDQTFALKTSKNNEIAYRFYLASVHAGYDVREQLQAFLMSVGRQKFVVPLYTALLKNPKDAAWAKSVFAKARPRYHPETQKSVDKLLKK, translated from the coding sequence ATGCGAAAACCTTCTTTGCGCCTGGCGATATCCGCCGCGCTGGCACTGCTCGCAACCGCGGCCCACGCCCAGGACCCGCTCAGCTATGCCCGCTACAACGAGGTGCGCACGACCGACCTGTACCTCGACCTGAAGGCCGATTTTTCCCGCAAGACGCTGACCGGTTACGCCGAGCTGACGCTGAACTGGCTGGACAAGAACGTGCGCACCCTGGTGCTCGACACGCGCCAGCTGTCGATCGCCCGCGTGCAGGTGCAGAACGACGACGGGCGCTGGGTGCCGGCCTCCTACCTGCTGGACCGCCCCGATCCGAAGAAGGGCCAGGCGCTGCGCATCGCGCTGCGCAACCAGCCGAAGAAGGTGCGCGTGTATTACCACACGGCGCCCACCGCCGGCGCGTTGCAGTGGCTGACGCCGGCGCAGACGCTGTCCGGCAAGCGCCCGTTCATGTTCAGCCAGTCGCAGGCGATCGAAGCGCGCTCCTGGGCGCCGGTGCAGGACACGCCAGCCGTGCGCTTCACGTACGGCGCGCGCATCCAGGCGCCGAGCGGCATGCGCGTGGTGATGAGCGCCGAGAACGATCCGCAATCGACGGGGGCGGGCGGCTGGAAGTTCCGCATGCCGCAGCCCGTGCCTTCCTACCTGCTGGCGATCGCGATCGGGGAGATCGACGTGCGCAATGTGGGCCCGCGTTCGGCCGTGTATGCCGAACCTGGCCGCATCGAGGCCGCCGCGTTCGAACTGGCCGATACCGAGAAGATGATCGCCGCCGCCGAATCGCTGTACGGGCCATACCGGTGGGGGCGGTATGACATGATCGTATTGCCGCCGTCGTTCCCGATCGGCGGCATGGAAAACCCGCGCATGACCTTCCTGACGCCGACGATGATCGCCGGCGACCGCAGCCTGAACGACCTGATCGCGCACGAGCTGGCGCATTCGTGGTCCGGCAATCTCGTCACCAATGCCTCGTGGAAGCACTGGTGGCTCAACGAAGGCTTCACCACCTATGTGACCACGCGTATCATCGAGATCCTCTATGGCCGCGAGTTCGCGGACATGAACCTGCAGGTCGAGCAGGAAGAGGCGCTGGCATCGCTGAAGGAGATCCCGACCGCCAAGCAGGCCTTGCTCACGCGCGATCCGGACGTGAATCCGGAGACCTACACCGACGAAGGCCTCGCGTATCCGAAGGGCGCGTGGTTCCTGCGCACGCTCGAGCAGCGCGCCGGCCGCGAAGTGTTCGACCCGTTCCTGCGCGGCTGGTTCGACACGCATGCCTTCCAGTCGGCCACCACCGACCAGTTCCTTGCCTACCTGCGCAGCAACCTGCTGGACAAGCATCCCAACGTGATGAGCCCGGCCGAACTGGATGAATGGCTGTACGGGCCCGGCATCCCGGCCAGCGCGCAGCGCGTGGTATCGCAGCGCTTCCAGGCAGTCGACGCCCAGCGCGCCGCCTGGCTGAAGGGCGAGCAGGCGACGGCCGACCTGACGGCGCGCGGCTGGAGCGCGCCCGAGTGGATGCACTTCCTGAACGACATCGACAACAAGGCCAGCGCCGAGCAGTTGCGCGAGCTGGACCAGACCTTTGCGCTGAAGACCAGCAAGAACAACGAGATCGCCTACCGCTTCTATCTCGCCTCGGTGCATGCCGGCTACGACGTGCGCGAACAGCTGCAGGCCTTCCTGATGAGCGTGGGCCGGCAGAAGTTCGTGGTGCCGCTGTACACGGCGCTGCTGAAGAATCCCAAGGATGCCGCCTGGGCGAAGAGCGTGTTCGCCAAGGCGCGCCCGCGCTATCACCCGGAAACGCAGAAGTCCGTCGACAAGCTGCTGAAAAAATAA
- a CDS encoding TMEM165/GDT1 family protein, whose protein sequence is MEAFLVSTGIVALAEIGDKTQLLAFVLATQFRRPLPIVAGIFVATVVNHFCAAAVGTWLTELLGPGALRWILGLGFIAMAAWIMVPDEIDEDDTPASRYGVFTATVVAFFLAEMGDKTQIATVALAARFDALIPVVVGTTLGMMLANVPAVYLGKRAATAVNLKLVHGIAAVIFVVLGVATLMGAGTAVGL, encoded by the coding sequence ATGGAAGCCTTCCTCGTCTCCACGGGCATCGTCGCCCTTGCCGAAATCGGCGACAAGACCCAATTGCTCGCCTTCGTGCTCGCCACCCAGTTCCGCCGCCCGCTGCCGATCGTGGCCGGCATCTTCGTCGCCACCGTCGTCAACCACTTCTGCGCGGCGGCGGTCGGCACCTGGCTGACCGAGCTGCTGGGCCCCGGCGCGCTGCGCTGGATCCTCGGCCTGGGCTTCATCGCCATGGCCGCCTGGATCATGGTGCCCGACGAAATCGACGAGGACGACACGCCCGCCAGTCGCTACGGCGTGTTCACCGCCACGGTCGTGGCGTTCTTCCTGGCCGAGATGGGCGACAAGACCCAGATCGCCACCGTGGCGCTGGCCGCCCGCTTCGATGCGCTGATTCCGGTCGTGGTCGGCACCACGCTGGGCATGATGCTGGCGAACGTTCCCGCCGTCTACCTGGGCAAACGCGCCGCCACGGCCGTCAACCTGAAGCTGGTGCACGGCATCGCCGCCGTGATCTTCGTCGTGCTGGGCGTGGCCACGCTGATGGGGGCAGGCACGGCCGTGGGCCTGTAA
- a CDS encoding glucoamylase family protein: MKEHLKLWPGLKAGFQEAAPGSAAPDTEEDLPFRAELYSAQQMAHHGRTLAQTHVLSRRGGPDRLLARLADNARVLRLTAEELTAAVKEGRQITPASEWLLDNYYLIEEQIRIARRHLPKDYSKELPRLSVTTTAGAAPGTPRVYKLALEVIAHGDGRVDPESLCRFVEAYQEAAPLKLGELWAIPIMLRLALLENLRRVAARVAENRYQRDLANSWADQMVDIADKNPSGLILLVADMARSNPPITSGFVAELARRLQGQSPALTLALTWVTYRLAESGQTIEQQIQAEIGQQAADQVSIANTIGSLRFLGTMDWQEFVETMSAVERALREDPSGVYGAMDFATRDQYRHVVEKIARGSKLTETQVAQAAVELARTHGASDDPRHAHVGFYLVDKGVLLLEKKVARRRTPRESFRATVRAAPLTSYLGAIAALSVIATALMVERAVRDGVAGWEVVVLAVLGLMGSSQLALALVNWVATLVTRPSPLPRMDFKEGIPSDARAIVVVPALLYSLENVDELCEQLEVRFLANRDPNLQFCLLSDFTDAQSETLPLDAVLLERARGNIEELNRKYGCEENRCPFLLLHRPRVWNLAERAWIGHERKRGKLADLNRFLRGGARDRFSLVVGESGQLLTVKYVITLDADTQLARDSARQFVATMKHPLNQPRIDARINRVVAGYGILQPRVAVSLPSPNASLYERLCGGEPGIDPYTRTVSDVYQDVFAEGSYIGKGIYDLDVFEKVLGERFPENRILSHDLLEGCYLRAGLLSDAQLYEQYPQRYRDDVNRRHRWIRGDWQLAGWLSPRVRTAVGGHEKNPLSALSRWKLFDNLRRSLVAPALTLSLLFAFAVLPHPWFYTSMVLAIIFVPAIAAALYDLAHKAPDTLWRQHLPNSLRRSAMHVAHGVLSLVFLPYEAYVSVDAIVRTAWRMLVSKKHLLQWRPSALSQANGGLAASWRAMWISPALALAVGAALALWRVKAFEAAAIFLVAWLVAPVVAWWISRPVERLEAQLSGEQREFLHALARKTWAWFETFVGPDDNWLPPDNVQEHPGMVIAHRTSPTNIGMALLANVSAYDFGYVTLAQLLQRSRNTLDSMAELERHQGHFYNWYDTQSKKPLQPMYVSTVDSGNLAGHLLVLQAALLNAADDLILGPQLLTGLETTLRVLREAAAGVEGLDPAALDRLGEAVAPRQPPNVANHPVNLPELHAWLERATAAAERFAAEPALAHDAAATMWAGALATQCRAALDELNLLAPWVADGTGSFIDTVLLKIPTLRELASYPPAGAPLSELAPGERERRQQIGVLVEQGAAVARERIGHLHELARQACAFAQVDYGFLFNRTTRLLAIGYNVTERRLDASYYDLLASEVRLASYVAVAQGQLPQEHWFALGRQLAIVHGRPVLMSWSGSMFEYLMPLLVMPTYPDTLLDQTYHSVVTAQIEYGRQRNVPWGVSESGYTTVDAAMNYQYRAFGVPGTGMKRGLADDLVIAPYASMMALMVEPESACQNLQKMAGLGFMGRYGFYEAIDYTPARLPRGQQFAIVKSFMVHHQGMGFLALDYLLHDRPMQRRFESDPMLQSALLMLQERSPRIGAFFSTSSEQAAAVRSTSHDQAAPVRVLT, from the coding sequence TTGAAAGAACACCTCAAATTGTGGCCCGGCCTGAAGGCCGGATTCCAGGAAGCCGCGCCCGGTTCCGCCGCACCCGATACGGAAGAAGACCTGCCATTTCGCGCGGAGCTCTACAGCGCTCAACAGATGGCCCACCACGGCCGCACGCTGGCCCAGACGCATGTGCTGAGCCGGCGCGGCGGGCCCGACCGCCTGCTGGCGCGGCTGGCCGACAATGCCCGCGTGCTGCGCCTGACCGCCGAGGAGTTGACGGCCGCCGTGAAGGAGGGGCGCCAGATCACTCCCGCGTCCGAGTGGCTGCTCGATAACTACTACCTGATCGAAGAACAGATCCGCATCGCGCGGCGCCACCTGCCGAAGGATTACAGCAAGGAGTTGCCGCGGCTCAGTGTTACAACTACCGCAGGCGCTGCGCCGGGTACCCCGCGCGTGTACAAGCTGGCATTGGAAGTGATCGCGCATGGCGATGGCCGGGTGGACCCGGAAAGCCTGTGCCGTTTCGTGGAGGCTTACCAGGAAGCGGCGCCGCTGAAGCTGGGCGAGCTGTGGGCCATTCCCATCATGCTGCGCCTGGCGCTGCTGGAAAACCTGCGCCGCGTGGCGGCGCGCGTGGCCGAAAACCGCTACCAGCGCGACCTGGCCAACAGCTGGGCCGACCAGATGGTGGACATCGCCGACAAGAACCCTTCCGGGCTGATCCTGCTGGTGGCGGACATGGCCCGCTCGAACCCGCCGATCACGAGCGGTTTCGTGGCCGAGCTGGCGCGGCGCCTGCAGGGGCAAAGCCCGGCACTGACCCTGGCGCTTACCTGGGTGACCTATCGGCTGGCCGAGTCGGGCCAGACGATCGAACAGCAGATCCAGGCCGAGATCGGCCAGCAGGCGGCCGACCAGGTGTCGATCGCGAACACCATCGGCAGCCTGCGCTTCCTGGGCACGATGGACTGGCAGGAATTCGTCGAAACGATGAGCGCCGTGGAGCGGGCGTTGCGCGAAGACCCGTCCGGCGTCTATGGCGCGATGGATTTCGCCACGCGCGACCAGTACCGCCACGTGGTGGAAAAGATCGCGCGCGGCAGCAAGCTCACCGAGACGCAAGTGGCGCAGGCAGCCGTGGAACTGGCGCGCACGCACGGCGCCAGCGACGATCCACGCCACGCCCACGTGGGCTTCTACCTGGTCGACAAGGGTGTGTTGCTGCTGGAGAAAAAGGTAGCGCGGCGCCGCACGCCGCGCGAATCGTTCCGGGCCACGGTGCGCGCCGCGCCCCTCACGTCCTACCTGGGCGCGATCGCGGCGCTGTCGGTGATCGCCACCGCGCTGATGGTCGAACGCGCCGTGCGCGACGGCGTGGCCGGCTGGGAGGTCGTGGTGCTGGCCGTGCTGGGCCTGATGGGCAGCAGCCAGCTGGCGCTGGCGCTGGTGAACTGGGTGGCCACGCTGGTCACGCGCCCGAGCCCGCTGCCGCGCATGGATTTCAAGGAAGGCATCCCGTCCGACGCGCGCGCCATCGTCGTGGTGCCGGCGCTGCTCTACAGCCTGGAGAATGTGGATGAATTGTGCGAGCAGCTCGAAGTGCGCTTCCTTGCCAACCGCGACCCGAATCTGCAGTTCTGCCTGCTGTCGGATTTCACGGATGCGCAATCGGAAACGCTGCCGCTGGACGCCGTCCTGCTCGAGCGGGCCCGCGGCAATATCGAGGAATTGAACCGCAAGTACGGCTGCGAGGAGAACCGCTGCCCGTTCCTGCTGCTGCATCGGCCGCGCGTATGGAACCTGGCCGAGCGCGCGTGGATCGGCCATGAACGCAAGCGGGGCAAGCTGGCGGACCTGAACCGCTTCCTGCGCGGCGGCGCGCGCGACCGCTTTTCGCTGGTCGTCGGCGAAAGCGGCCAGTTGCTGACGGTGAAGTACGTGATCACGCTGGACGCGGACACGCAGCTGGCGCGCGACTCGGCACGCCAGTTCGTCGCCACCATGAAGCACCCGCTGAACCAGCCGAGGATCGATGCGCGCATCAACCGCGTCGTGGCCGGCTACGGCATCCTGCAGCCGCGCGTGGCCGTCAGCCTGCCCAGCCCGAACGCTTCGCTGTACGAGCGCCTGTGCGGCGGCGAGCCGGGCATCGATCCCTACACGCGCACGGTGTCCGACGTGTACCAGGACGTGTTCGCCGAAGGCTCGTACATCGGCAAGGGCATCTACGACCTCGACGTGTTCGAGAAAGTGCTGGGCGAGCGCTTTCCGGAAAACCGCATCCTGTCGCACGACCTGCTGGAAGGCTGCTACCTGCGCGCCGGCCTGCTGTCCGACGCCCAGCTGTATGAACAGTATCCGCAGCGCTACCGCGACGACGTGAACCGCCGGCACCGCTGGATCCGCGGCGACTGGCAACTGGCCGGCTGGTTGTCGCCCCGGGTGCGCACCGCCGTCGGCGGGCATGAGAAAAATCCGCTGTCGGCCCTGTCGCGTTGGAAGCTGTTCGACAACCTGCGCCGCAGCCTGGTGGCGCCGGCGCTCACGCTGTCGCTGCTGTTCGCCTTCGCCGTGCTGCCTCATCCGTGGTTCTACACCAGCATGGTGTTGGCCATCATCTTCGTGCCGGCCATCGCCGCGGCCCTGTACGACCTGGCGCACAAGGCGCCGGACACACTGTGGCGCCAGCACCTGCCCAATTCGCTGCGCCGCAGCGCCATGCATGTGGCGCACGGCGTGCTGTCGCTCGTCTTCCTGCCATACGAGGCGTATGTCAGCGTCGACGCCATCGTGCGCACGGCATGGCGCATGCTGGTATCGAAAAAGCACCTGTTGCAGTGGCGGCCATCGGCGCTGTCCCAGGCGAACGGCGGCCTGGCGGCCAGCTGGCGTGCGATGTGGATCTCGCCGGCCCTGGCCCTGGCGGTCGGCGCCGCGCTGGCGCTGTGGCGCGTGAAGGCGTTCGAGGCCGCGGCCATCTTCCTCGTCGCCTGGCTGGTGGCACCGGTGGTGGCGTGGTGGATCAGCCGCCCGGTCGAACGCCTCGAGGCGCAACTCTCCGGCGAGCAGCGCGAATTCCTGCACGCGCTGGCGCGCAAGACGTGGGCATGGTTCGAAACCTTCGTGGGGCCGGACGATAACTGGCTGCCGCCGGATAACGTGCAGGAACACCCCGGCATGGTCATCGCGCACCGCACGTCGCCCACCAATATCGGCATGGCGCTGCTGGCCAATGTGAGCGCCTACGACTTCGGCTATGTAACGCTGGCGCAACTGCTGCAGCGCAGCCGCAATACGCTCGATTCGATGGCGGAGCTGGAACGCCACCAGGGTCACTTCTACAACTGGTACGACACTCAGTCGAAAAAGCCTCTGCAACCGATGTATGTGTCGACCGTGGACAGCGGCAACCTGGCCGGCCACCTGCTGGTGCTGCAGGCGGCGCTGCTGAACGCGGCGGACGACCTGATCCTGGGGCCGCAGCTCCTGACCGGCCTGGAAACCACGCTGCGCGTGCTGCGCGAAGCCGCCGCCGGTGTCGAAGGGCTCGACCCCGCCGCGCTGGACAGGCTGGGCGAGGCGGTGGCACCGCGACAGCCGCCGAATGTGGCCAATCATCCGGTCAACCTGCCGGAGCTGCATGCCTGGCTGGAGCGTGCCACGGCGGCCGCGGAGCGCTTCGCAGCCGAACCTGCGCTGGCGCACGATGCCGCGGCCACCATGTGGGCCGGCGCGCTGGCGACGCAATGCCGCGCCGCCCTGGACGAATTGAACCTGCTGGCGCCATGGGTGGCGGACGGCACAGGGTCGTTCATCGACACGGTGCTGCTGAAGATTCCCACGCTGCGCGAGCTGGCGTCGTATCCGCCGGCCGGCGCGCCGCTGTCCGAGCTGGCGCCGGGCGAGCGCGAACGCCGCCAGCAGATCGGCGTGCTGGTGGAGCAGGGCGCCGCCGTCGCGCGCGAACGCATCGGGCACCTGCACGAGCTGGCGCGGCAGGCATGCGCTTTTGCCCAGGTCGACTACGGCTTCCTGTTCAACCGCACCACCAGGCTGCTGGCCATCGGCTACAACGTCACCGAACGCCGGCTTGACGCCAGCTATTACGACCTGCTGGCTTCCGAGGTGCGGCTGGCCAGCTACGTGGCCGTGGCCCAGGGCCAGCTGCCGCAGGAGCACTGGTTCGCGCTGGGCCGGCAACTGGCCATCGTGCACGGCCGGCCCGTGCTGATGTCCTGGAGCGGTTCGATGTTCGAGTACCTGATGCCGCTGCTGGTGATGCCGACCTATCCGGACACCCTGCTGGACCAGACCTACCACTCGGTAGTGACGGCGCAGATCGAGTACGGCCGCCAGCGTAACGTGCCCTGGGGGGTATCCGAATCGGGCTACACCACCGTCGACGCGGCGATGAATTACCAGTACCGCGCCTTCGGGGTGCCCGGCACGGGCATGAAGCGCGGCCTGGCGGACGACCTGGTGATCGCGCCCTATGCCTCGATGATGGCGCTGATGGTCGAGCCGGAAAGCGCATGCCAGAACCTGCAGAAGATGGCCGGGCTGGGCTTCATGGGCCGCTATGGCTTCTACGAGGCGATCGACTACACGCCGGCGCGGCTGCCGCGCGGCCAGCAGTTCGCCATCGTGAAATCGTTCATGGTGCACCACCAGGGCATGGGTTTCCTGGCGCTCGACTACCTGCTGCACGACCGGCCCATGCAGCGGCGCTTCGAATCGGACCCCATGCTGCAATCGGCCCTGCTGATGCTGCAGGAGCGCAGCCCGCGCATCGGCGCATTCTTCTCCACCAGTTCCGAGCAGGCCGCCGCGGTGCGCTCCACGTCGCACGACCAGGCCGCGCCCGTGCGCGTGCTCACGTAG
- a CDS encoding glycosyl hydrolase family 65 protein: MQLLSNGRYHVMVTAAGGSYSRWRDLAVTRWREDTTRDNWGQFCYVRDEDGHFWSNTYQPTLAEPEHHEVIFSEGRAEFRRTDRGIHLYTEIVVSPEDDIEMRRLRVTNNSNRPRTLELTSFAEVVMAPAAADAAHPAFSKLFVQSEILADEKAIVCTRRPRGKGEQPPFMLHVMTVHDAEVLEVSYETDRAHFIGRGNTARAPRALVEPGPLGGGHGSVLDPAVAIRYRITLQPDQMATVDIATGMTETRDAAQHLIDKYQDRHMADRVFELAWTHSQVVLRQLNASEADGQLYSRLANHVIYPNAALRADPSVLIKNHRGQSGLWPYAISGDLPIVLLQVKDSANIEVARQMVQAHSYWRLKGLTVDLVIWFEDTSGYRQALYDQIIGMIASGIDAQAIDRPGGIFVRPLEQISSEDRVLLQTVARVIINDARGPLAEQAKRSGQSALRMPPLLADSRGEYDDAGPATHIPHDLILWNGFGGFTRDGREYVIVTGHGRVTPAPWSNVLANPQFGSVISESGQAYTWHENAHEFRLTPWHNDPVTDASGEAFYLRDESSGHFWSPTPLPARGTGDYVTRHGFGYSRFDHTEAGITSTLTTFVASDAPVRYTLLKVRNDSPVARRLSATGYVEWVLGEMRSKSGLHIVTELDAVSGALFARNPYNTEFSGRVAFFNVDAPNRTATADRTEFLGRNGTLGSPAAMRRQRLSGKVGTGLDTCGALQVPFELMPGEEREFVFVLGMGGRRNADATVMVQKHGGAAAAHAALEAVRAHWETTLGAVRIQTPDAALDVLANGWLMYQTIACRLWARSGYYQSGGAFGYRDQLQDAMAMVHTEPHLLREHLVLCAAHQFAEGDVQHWWHPPSDRGVRTHCSDDYLWLPLATARYVQVTGDLSVLDEEAQYLEGRPVKPDEDSYYDMPGRSPLAENLYQHCVRAIRHGLRFGAHGLPLIGSCDWNDGMDKVGAEGKGESVWLAWFLIDVLRQFAVVAERRGDMGFAEECRSEAAKLAENVECNAWDGQWYRRAYFDDGTPLGSHENDECQIDSISQSWGVLSGAADPDRAKGAMAQVDARLVRRDGGFIQLLDPPFDKADPNPGYIQGYVPGVRENGGQYTHAAVWTVMAFARMGDTAKAWELMRLINPVQHASSAENAAVYKVEPYVVTADIYAVHPHVGRGGWSWYTGSSGWMYRLILESLLGLERKGDRLALAPRLPDEWDGFDLSYRYGSATYAIRVTRGPAALAVDGVAQQGNEIALADDGREHTVDLHVP; this comes from the coding sequence GTGCAACTGCTGTCGAACGGCCGCTACCACGTGATGGTGACGGCGGCGGGCGGCAGCTACAGCCGCTGGCGCGACCTGGCCGTGACGCGCTGGCGCGAGGACACCACGCGCGACAACTGGGGCCAGTTCTGCTACGTGCGCGACGAGGATGGCCATTTCTGGTCGAACACTTACCAGCCCACGCTGGCCGAGCCGGAGCACCATGAAGTGATCTTCTCCGAAGGCCGCGCCGAGTTTCGCCGCACCGACCGGGGCATCCACCTGTACACGGAGATCGTAGTGTCGCCGGAAGACGATATCGAGATGCGCCGGCTGCGCGTGACGAACAACTCGAACCGCCCGCGCACGCTCGAACTGACCAGCTTTGCCGAAGTCGTGATGGCGCCCGCCGCGGCCGACGCGGCGCACCCGGCGTTCTCCAAGCTGTTCGTGCAGAGCGAAATCCTGGCTGACGAGAAGGCGATCGTGTGTACCCGGCGCCCGCGCGGCAAGGGCGAACAGCCGCCGTTCATGCTGCACGTGATGACGGTGCACGACGCCGAGGTGCTCGAGGTGTCGTATGAAACGGACCGTGCGCACTTCATCGGCCGGGGCAACACGGCGCGGGCGCCGCGCGCGCTGGTCGAGCCGGGGCCGCTGGGCGGCGGCCACGGTTCGGTGCTGGACCCGGCGGTGGCGATCCGCTACCGCATCACCTTGCAACCGGACCAGATGGCGACCGTGGACATCGCCACCGGCATGACCGAAACGCGCGACGCGGCGCAACACCTGATCGACAAGTACCAGGACCGGCACATGGCCGACCGCGTGTTCGAGCTGGCCTGGACGCACAGCCAGGTCGTGCTGCGCCAGCTGAATGCCAGCGAGGCCGACGGGCAGCTGTACAGCCGCCTGGCCAACCACGTGATCTACCCGAACGCGGCGCTGCGCGCCGACCCTTCCGTGCTGATCAAGAACCACCGCGGCCAGTCGGGCCTGTGGCCCTACGCGATCTCCGGCGACCTGCCGATCGTGCTGCTCCAGGTGAAGGATTCGGCCAATATCGAGGTGGCGCGGCAGATGGTGCAGGCGCACTCCTACTGGCGCCTGAAGGGATTGACCGTCGACCTGGTGATCTGGTTCGAGGACACGTCCGGCTACCGCCAGGCCCTGTATGACCAGATCATCGGCATGATCGCCTCCGGCATCGATGCGCAGGCGATCGACCGGCCGGGCGGCATCTTCGTGCGGCCGCTCGAACAGATCTCCAGCGAAGACCGCGTCCTGTTGCAGACCGTGGCGCGCGTGATCATCAACGACGCGCGCGGCCCGCTGGCCGAGCAGGCCAAGCGCTCCGGGCAATCGGCCTTGCGCATGCCGCCCCTGCTGGCGGACAGCCGCGGCGAGTACGACGACGCGGGGCCTGCCACGCATATCCCGCATGACCTGATCCTGTGGAACGGCTTCGGCGGCTTCACGAGGGATGGCCGGGAGTACGTGATCGTCACCGGCCATGGCCGGGTAACGCCGGCGCCCTGGTCGAACGTGCTGGCCAACCCGCAATTCGGCAGCGTGATCTCGGAGAGCGGCCAGGCCTACACGTGGCACGAGAACGCGCACGAATTCCGCCTCACGCCATGGCACAACGATCCCGTCACCGACGCCAGCGGCGAAGCGTTCTACCTGCGCGACGAGTCCAGCGGCCACTTCTGGTCGCCCACGCCCCTGCCGGCACGGGGCACCGGCGACTACGTGACCCGCCACGGCTTCGGCTACTCCCGGTTCGACCACACCGAGGCCGGCATCACCTCCACGCTGACCACCTTCGTGGCCAGCGACGCGCCGGTGCGCTACACGCTGCTGAAGGTGCGCAACGATTCACCGGTGGCGCGGCGCCTGTCGGCGACCGGCTATGTGGAATGGGTGCTGGGCGAGATGCGTTCGAAATCGGGCCTGCACATCGTGACGGAGCTCGATGCCGTGAGCGGCGCGCTGTTCGCGCGCAATCCTTACAACACCGAGTTCTCGGGCCGGGTGGCCTTCTTCAACGTCGACGCGCCCAACCGCACGGCAACGGCGGACCGCACCGAATTCCTGGGGCGCAACGGAACGCTGGGCAGCCCGGCCGCGATGCGGCGCCAGCGCTTGTCCGGCAAGGTTGGCACGGGCCTGGATACCTGCGGCGCCCTGCAGGTGCCGTTCGAACTGATGCCGGGCGAAGAACGCGAATTCGTGTTCGTGCTGGGCATGGGCGGGCGGCGCAATGCCGACGCCACGGTGATGGTGCAGAAGCATGGCGGCGCCGCCGCCGCCCATGCCGCGCTGGAGGCGGTGCGGGCGCACTGGGAAACGACGCTCGGCGCGGTGCGCATCCAGACGCCGGACGCGGCGCTGGACGTGCTCGCCAACGGCTGGCTCATGTACCAGACCATCGCCTGCCGCCTGTGGGCGCGCAGCGGCTATTACCAGTCCGGTGGCGCGTTCGGCTACCGCGACCAGTTGCAGGATGCGATGGCGATGGTGCACACGGAGCCGCACCTTCTTCGCGAGCACCTGGTGCTGTGCGCGGCGCACCAGTTCGCCGAAGGCGATGTGCAGCACTGGTGGCATCCGCCGTCCGACCGTGGCGTGCGCACGCACTGCTCGGACGACTACCTGTGGCTGCCGCTGGCCACCGCCCGCTACGTGCAGGTGACGGGCGACCTGTCGGTGCTCGACGAAGAGGCCCAGTACCTGGAAGGGCGGCCGGTGAAGCCGGACGAGGATTCCTACTACGACATGCCGGGCCGCTCCCCGCTGGCCGAAAACCTGTACCAGCACTGCGTGCGGGCGATCCGCCATGGCCTGCGTTTCGGCGCCCACGGCTTGCCGCTGATCGGCTCCTGCGACTGGAACGACGGCATGGACAAGGTAGGCGCCGAAGGCAAGGGCGAAAGCGTGTGGCTGGCGTGGTTCCTGATCGACGTGCTGCGGCAGTTCGCCGTGGTCGCGGAGCGGCGCGGCGACATGGGCTTTGCCGAGGAGTGCCGCAGCGAGGCGGCAAAGCTGGCCGAGAACGTCGAATGCAATGCCTGGGATGGCCAGTGGTACCGCCGTGCCTATTTCGACGATGGCACGCCGCTCGGCTCCCACGAGAACGACGAATGCCAGATCGACTCGATCTCGCAGAGCTGGGGCGTGCTGTCCGGCGCCGCGGATCCCGACCGCGCAAAGGGCGCGATGGCGCAGGTCGATGCCCGGCTGGTGCGGCGCGACGGCGGCTTCATCCAGCTGCTCGACCCGCCGTTCGACAAGGCCGACCCGAACCCCGGCTACATCCAGGGTTATGTGCCGGGCGTGCGCGAGAACGGCGGCCAGTACACGCACGCCGCCGTCTGGACCGTGATGGCATTCGCCAGGATGGGCGACACGGCGAAGGCGTGGGAGCTGATGCGGCTGATCAATCCGGTGCAGCATGCGTCCAGCGCGGAAAATGCCGCCGTCTACAAGGTGGAACCTTACGTGGTGACGGCCGACATCTACGCGGTGCACCCGCACGTCGGGCGCGGCGGCTGGAGCTGGTACACGGGATCGTCCGGCTGGATGTACCGGCTGATCCTGGAATCGCTGCTGGGACTGGAGCGCAAGGGCGACCGCCTCGCGCTGGCGCCGCGCCTGCCGGACGAGTGGGACGGCTTCGACCTGTCGTACCGCTATGGCTCGGCCACCTACGCGATCCGCGTCACGCGCGGCCCGGCGGCGCTGGCGGTCGACGGCGTCGCGCAGCAGGGCAACGAGATCGCGCTGGCCGACGACGGGCGCGAGCACACCGTCGACCTGCATGTCCCCTGA